GCTTAGTTAAACGATAGATTTCCTTATTTAATTCTTCAATAGACTTTTCATATCGTCTTGCGCGCTTATTGCTCTCACTCTCCTTTAAATACAAGTATGCAATCAACAAAACAAAGACAACAACAATTCCAATTCCGCCCCAAAGCACAACATTTATCTCACTACCCATTTTCTGCCTTTTTGCTATTCTTTATTGATCGGATTAATGCTCTCTCTTTGCTTGCAACATAGCCGTCCCATTCCACTTCATCGCGTCCGTGGATTTTTTCAATCCACGCAAGCCCAGAATGATACACAAAATACACTGGAACAATACGCGCAGGAAAAGTTGGAAGCTCTATTCTACCATAATAAAGCGTATTTTCTAAAAGATTAGAATCCTTAAGAGCAAAACAACTATGCCCAATTGTAACAACACTCCCTTTGTTTTCTAATGCTACATAATTCTTTTTTTCTCCACTAATACGCGCTTCAAGGGATTCTATCTTTCTATAAATCTCTACAAGTAGTTCTAAAATCACCACATTATCCGATTCCAAATTTCCCTTTTTAGCGCGCGTTAAGCGCAACCATTCTCCAATAGGATCTTCATCGCTTTGTGTAAGTTTGTTAAACTCTTGCACAAAGGCTTCTGCATTATTATGCACTGCTTCGTATTGAATATTTAAGAATGTTTGGATTAAACGGCTTTTTGCAAAATTTTCCATTGAATTTTCCTTATCTACTCATAAAATCCACAATACAAAATCCTAAAAACGCAATTCCTAAATAGCCATTTATTGTAAAAAACGCGCGCGGAATATGTTCAAAGTTTTTAGACACCAAATATTGCTCAACACTTAATGCAACAACTGCCACAACAAGCCCTATCCACATCCACATTCCAAGCCCAGCTTCTTTAATAAATAATGCCCAAAAAATAAGCGTTAAAGCGTGAAAAATACGCGAAATCCAAAGCGTTTTTTGCACTCCAAAAACACTTGGCACAGAATATAACCCTTCTTTTTTATCATGATTTATATCTTGCAAAGCATAAAGCAAATCAAACCCAGCTACCCAAAATAGCACACCAATGCACAAATACACACTCCATAGCGGAATCTCTCCACTAACTGCAACAACTCCAGCAATTGGCGCAAGCCCTAAAGATAGCCCAAGCACCAAGTGTGCTGCGCTTGAAAACCGCTTCATTAAAGAATAACTTGCCAAAATAATTAGAATCGGAAATGAGAGATAAAAGCACAAAGGGTTAATCACATATCCCATTGCCACAAAAATTAACGCATTTACAAAAATAAAAAGTAGCATTGCCCCCTTAGAGATTCTACCATCAACGCTTGGACGATTTTTTGTGCGTGGATTTGTCGCATCAAACTTTCTATCTGCAAAACGATTAAACGCCATTGCAAAATTCCTAGCGCTCACACTTGCAATCACACCAAAAATAAGCAATTTAACACCAAACCAACCTTGCGCTGCTGTAACCATTGCGATAAAAATAAAAGGCATAGAAAAAATACTATGCTCAAACATTACAAGCTCTCTAAAGTCTTTAACCTTTTGCAAAAATTGCATAAACTTCCTTATTTTACACCCAAAGAGATGATTTTCTTAAATCCTTCGCTTACTGATAAATCCGAGATTTTCACCTTATCTTTTGCGATTTTTAATACAAAGCCTGAAGTAGGATTTGGCGTTGTTGGCACAAACACCCAAAACACTTCCTCTTCTTCTTTTGTAATAAAACCTAGAAGCTCCATATTCCCCACATTCACATACGCCACGCCTAAATAGCCATCTTTATTTTTACCAGAGAAAATGTTTAAAACTTCTTTAATCCCAGAATAAATGCTTTTAACCAGCGGAATCCTACCAATGATAATTTCTGATACTCTAATGAGCAAAAATTCTTTATTCTTATCCACTAAATACCCAATATAATAGAGCAAAACCACACTTAAAACAAAGATTAAAAGCGTGATAAATAAATTTGCATTTGTGATTCCAAAAACAGAATAAAAAATGTTCGCGCAAAACTCATAAACAAAAGAAAATATCCAAAACAATAGCAAAAAAGGCAGAATCGCAAAAATCCCTTTGCTAACTTTAGAAATTATGGTATCCACACAAAAATCCTTTGCCAAACAAAAATTTCAGATTCTAACCTAAAAAGCATTAAAATACAAA
The Helicobacter winghamensis ATCC BAA-430 DNA segment above includes these coding regions:
- a CDS encoding DUF502 domain-containing protein; the protein is MDTIISKVSKGIFAILPFLLLFWIFSFVYEFCANIFYSVFGITNANLFITLLIFVLSVVLLYYIGYLVDKNKEFLLIRVSEIIIGRIPLVKSIYSGIKEVLNIFSGKNKDGYLGVAYVNVGNMELLGFITKEEEEVFWVFVPTTPNPTSGFVLKIAKDKVKISDLSVSEGFKKIISLGVK
- the mqnP gene encoding menaquinone biosynthesis prenyltransferase MqnP, which produces MQFLQKVKDFRELVMFEHSIFSMPFIFIAMVTAAQGWFGVKLLIFGVIASVSARNFAMAFNRFADRKFDATNPRTKNRPSVDGRISKGAMLLFIFVNALIFVAMGYVINPLCFYLSFPILIILASYSLMKRFSSAAHLVLGLSLGLAPIAGVVAVSGEIPLWSVYLCIGVLFWVAGFDLLYALQDINHDKKEGLYSVPSVFGVQKTLWISRIFHALTLIFWALFIKEAGLGMWMWIGLVVAVVALSVEQYLVSKNFEHIPRAFFTINGYLGIAFLGFCIVDFMSR